From the genome of Physeter macrocephalus isolate SW-GA unplaced genomic scaffold, ASM283717v5 random_2262, whole genome shotgun sequence:
TATTAGAGGCAGACAAAGAGATGGAGTAGGAAGcaggggcccagagagggtgtgTGTGCCTTGCTTAAAATCACAGAGCACTCTATGTCACATGAAGATGATAGGGGCCCAGAGGGGGTGTGTGGAGAGTCACATAGCGTCCTGGTGGGCAGAAAAAAGAGGACAGGGGCTGAGAAGACATCTCACCTTATCCCACCTTGACCTCCGGGACCTGCCCAACAGGTATCTGTGGGTCCTACTCGGCAAACACCACCTCCAGAAATGGGAGCGTCCACAGCACCGGCTCTTGCCCCGGGACCTCTTCCCTCATCCTGGGTTCAACCCGGACCTCAGTGCCCAAGACCACAATGATGACATCATGCTGATTCGTCTGTCCAGGAAGGCATTTCTGGGACCTGCCGTGCAGCCCCTCAAACTCAGCCGGACCTGCATCCCCCCAGGCACCCAGTGCCTAATCTCAGGCTGGGCGGCCTTATCCAGTCCTCAGGGTACAGCCTTGTCCACCACACACACCCTATGTTTCATGCCAGGggtctgaatcccctctctttttctgtctctgctttttcatctctaTGTTCTATCCTTCtgtcacctatctatctatccatatatTTCATCAGATCTAAATGCTATAAATTATAAGACGCATCAGTATTCTACAACCCGCTAAGAATGacgagaaaaggaaaaaaaggtccCATCTATCCTTGTATGACGTCATTTACTGGAAGGCACATCCTGATTTCATAGatgtttaaatgtgaaaatatctgCATCTTAGAATTGAAATAAGGTCTACGTCACTCAGAATCACAAATCAGCAAATCCATTAGTCACATCTGACCTCCCACAGCAGTTACCGCTTTGCAAAATGTCttgaaaacaaaacccccaaaaaccctCAGTTTGTTGCTGCCAGCATTGAAAACCTGAGAGATTTTACATCAAAGCCAAGTTTCTGGATTCGCTTGAAAAATTCCAGACTGGCAATGCTGGgttcatatttctaaaataatggcCGTTTTTGGGCAGAACCAGTGGAGGCTGCCCCCTTCCAACAAGACACGCGGTCTGCGGTCCACAGGGCTGCTGTTTCCCTACAAGGCCCTGCCCCCACTTTCCCTCTATTTCTATCTAGTCTCTCTGaatctgtatctctgtctctgtcagtgACCATCTCCCTATAATTGTCTCCTCCCCTTTATCTCACTGCTTTCTCCCTGGAtatctctgggtctgtttctccctatttcttcctttcctcctctgagaATCTCTTTCCCCTTCAGAGGTCTCTATCTCCTGCCAAGgtccctctttttctctgtgtgagtTATATACgtatctttccttgtctcttgacTCTCCgcgtctttctctctctctctttggcccTTTGCCCATCATATCCATCTGTTTCTCTTCCATGCTGTGGTTCTGTTGCTTTGTcactttctcttgtttttgtcTTCGAGAGTCTTATGCTGTGGCTCCGTGGGTCCATCTtaggaaagtggggagggggggcggtGCTGAGTGTGATGGAGACAGCTGCTGGTCTTTTACGGACCTCCTTCCCCAACAGAGCACTACCCACTCACGCTGCAGTGTGCCAACATCAGCATCCTGGAGCCCAACCTCTGCCATGAGGCGCATCCGGGCCACATCTCCGACCGCATGCTCTGTGCCGGCCATTGGGACGGCGGAGGGGTCCCCTGCCAGGTGAGACCTCCTCTGGGAAGGAAAGGGACGGGTATCCTGCGGGGATTCCAGGGtcctgggggagaagggagttGGGGCCCCAGACTTCCTGGAGCAGAGCAAGGAAGGAGCTGGGAAACCTGGgtcctgggagggggtgggaccAGGCCCAGGATTCCTGGCTCTAaaggaggaggggcctgggggttGGACTCTATGTCCTGGGGAAAGAGGGGCCCACAATGCCAGGTCCTAGGGGGAGGTGGGGGCTATGAGCTTtcactcctgggtctgagggaggagggactGGAGACCTGGACGCCTGGGTATTGTAGGAAGAGGAAAGTGGGAGTTTCCTGAGAGGGAGAAAGTGCCTTGTGTCATGTCCTGAGTAGGCTGGCCTAACAGTTTCTCTGCTCTTCTTCCGCGCACAGGGTGACCCTGGGGGCCCCCTGGTTTGCAATGGGGCCCTGGCGGGTGTGGTGTCTGGGGGCTCGGAGCCCTGCTCCAGACCCCAGGGCCCTGGTGTCTATACCAGTGTGTGCCACTACCTGGACTGGATTCGAAAAACCATGGAGGACAACTGAGACCTCGCGCCTTGGACGACCAGGAAAGGAGGGTGGGCACAGGGTAGGAGGGTTGGCCAGACTCCAGTCTCAAAGGTCTCCGCCGTTCTCCTCGGCTGGCCTGGAGACACCTTCTGGATATTCAAGTTCCCAGCTTCTGGATATCAGACCCGGCCCCGAGAACTCTTTGAATCCTGGTGGGGCCCCGACCGGGAGAAGTTGGGAGAGATTCTCTGTCCCCTCCGATCCAAGGGATGATTTTACATTAAACGCGCCTTCCTACTGCCTGTTTTGTGAGCTAAAGGATGGGGACCGGGTGCGCGGTGGAGGGCGGAGAGGGAACCACCACCGCGTTGCAATTCCCCATAAGCCCCGAGTAGGTCCTGCCTACGTCTGTCTCCATCAGCCCGATTGCAGCCAGGCTCCTGGGTTCTGCTTGGGCTGGTCCCCTCGCTCCCAGGGGAAGGGGAAACCAGGTCCCAGCGCCTCCCCAACCTGCCTTTCCCGCATCTGGACCTCTCAGGGGGCAGCCAGTGGGCCGGGCCAATCAGCCCTCAGAAGTCGGGACCCAGAAGGCTGGCTTGTCTTCCATTCCAGGTTACtggcagccccctcctcccacaaAAACCCAGGCTCCAAATCACTCCTTCCCAAAAGacttaagaatccagctgccagcTCCTTCTCCCTCAGACCACAGATCCAGgcctccatccccctcctccttctgacCCAGCAGTCCCgggccccggccccctcccccctcagagccaggagtccaggcccccagTGCCATCCTCCCTCAGCTCCAGGAGTCAGGGGCCCTCACCCCCTCTTCGCTCGGACCAGGATGTCTGGGTCCCCAGCCATTTCTGGTTCAGACCCAGGAGTCACAGCACTAAACTCCTTCACTCCCAGACCTCAAGAGTTAGAGatgccatagtggctgtatcaaggtgcaagtatggacaccaagcggggaagcGGAGAGGGGGttggatgaattggaagattgggattgacatatatatgctcatatgtataaaatagataagcactGAGAACCcgccgtgtagcacagggaactctacttcacttcgctgtacagtagaaattaacacaacattgtaaaacaactctaccccaattaaaaagaaaagttagagaTTCCAAGCCCTCCTCCCTCAAGACTCTCCGCTCAGCCCCTGAGCCTCTCCTCACTCATAAGCAGGGCTCCAGCTCCCCGCTCCCCCGCCGGCCCCCAGGTGGGAGGAGACGGAGCAGGAAGCCGGTGGTCCCAGTTAAAAGGCTCCAGCATCTTGTACGAGGCAGGCAGAGCTGAAGTCCGGGGTGCTCTTCCTCTGGATCCGAATCAGTAGGTAAGCCCGCCCCCTGAATTCTGCAAGGTGAGAGGCCAAAGTTCTCAGACACGGGCATCAGGCCCCTgagccccctcctccagggcccaGGACCTCAACCTCAGATCCCTTCGTGCTTTGCGACCCAGGAATCCGCAGCCCAGCCCCGGCTCTCCACGACTTAGGAGTCCCAGTTCGCAGTTCCCTTTCCCTTCAGACCCGGGCGTCTGGGGATCCCAACTCCCTCCTTCCTTGGATGTAGGACTCCAGCCCCTGAGCTCCCAGCTCCTCAGATTCCGGAATCTGGGGCCCCAGCCCGTTCTTCTGCAGACCCAGGAATCGGgggccccagccccttcctccagcgggacccagaagaactgcccCAGAAGCTCTGCTTCCTCGCCAGTCCCAAGATCCCTAGGAGTTTGGTCTCCTCCCTCCTCCGCTCAGCCCTGTCCTCTCTGTCTCCCAGACCCCACCACGGGACAGCCCACACCTGCTGCAGAGTCTGGATCTGGATGTTCCCGCTCTTGCTGCTGGAATCCCGGGCaggtgggggccgggggaggggcccGGAAGTCATCGGTGGAGCCCCTGAGCCTGTGGGAATACCACGGTGGTGGCTGAGAGGGTGCATGTGGTGGTGGCACGTGGGGAGACGGGAAGCACGCGATTACGTGTGGGCGCTTCCGTGGGACGGCTGGAGGCACGGTGCACG
Proteins encoded in this window:
- the LOC112067185 gene encoding kallikrein-9-like; this translates as MRLGFICALLWLLEGQSWADTRVIGAKECRPHSQPWQAEIFFLSRPYCGATLISDRWLLTAAHCRKPYLWVLLGKHHLQKWERPQHRLLPRDLFPHPGFNPDLSAQDHNDDIMLIRLSRKAFLGPAVQPLKLSRTCIPPGTQCLISGWAALSSPQEHYPLTLQCANISILEPNLCHEAHPGHISDRMLCAGHWDGGGVPCQGDPGGPLVCNGALAGVVSGGSEPCSRPQGPGVYTSVCHYLDWIRKTMEDN